A genomic stretch from Trichlorobacter lovleyi includes:
- a CDS encoding Txe/YoeB family addiction module toxin gives MMIKFSTAAWEDYLYWQTTDKAMLKRINQLIRDIQREPFAGIGKPEPLKHQLAGFWSRRIDSCHRLVYAVEGDTLLIAQCRDHY, from the coding sequence ATGATGATAAAATTCTCAACCGCAGCATGGGAGGACTATCTCTACTGGCAGACTACCGACAAGGCGATGCTGAAACGGATCAATCAACTTATCCGGGATATCCAGCGAGAACCGTTTGCCGGTATCGGCAAGCCGGAACCGCTCAAACATCAATTGGCCGGTTTCTGGTCACGCAGAATAGACAGCTGCCACCGCTTGGTCTATGCGGTTGAAGGTGATACGCTCCTGATTGCACAGTGTAGAGATCATTATTGA
- a CDS encoding type II toxin-antitoxin system Phd/YefM family antitoxin: MNALTYTYTRQHFAEVMKSVNEDHVPVVVTSQRGKPVVILSLDDFHAYEETAYLLRNPQGAKRLLESVEELRAGGGQTRDLTE; this comes from the coding sequence ATGAATGCCCTGACCTATACCTATACGCGCCAGCATTTTGCAGAGGTCATGAAATCAGTAAATGAAGACCACGTTCCCGTGGTGGTGACCAGCCAGCGCGGCAAACCGGTTGTCATCCTTTCCCTCGACGATTTCCACGCTTATGAAGAAACCGCCTATCTGCTCCGTAATCCCCAAGGGGCCAAACGGTTGCTTGAATCTGTGGAGGAACTGCGTGCAGGCGGAGGGCAGACCAGAGACCTGACGGAATGA
- a CDS encoding cob(I)yrinic acid a,c-diamide adenosyltransferase, with product MGNRLTKIVTRTGDDGSTGLANGTRLDKSSARINALGDVDELNSHIGVLIADTLNAEDRAFLLAVQQDLFDLGSELAVPGNTYLRADACGDLECYVAQQHVYLPPLREFILPGGSRPAALAQVCRTVARRAERSLVAVQRADGDLSAASLQYLNRLSDVFFVLARRINQHMGVADPLWRGVKK from the coding sequence ATGGGTAACCGACTGACAAAAATTGTAACCCGCACCGGGGATGATGGCAGCACTGGCTTGGCAAATGGCACCCGGCTGGACAAGTCTTCGGCCAGGATCAATGCCTTGGGCGATGTGGATGAACTGAATAGCCACATTGGCGTGTTGATCGCCGATACGCTCAACGCCGAAGACCGGGCTTTTCTGCTGGCAGTGCAGCAGGATCTGTTTGATCTGGGCAGCGAACTGGCTGTGCCCGGCAACACCTATCTGCGTGCTGATGCCTGTGGCGATCTTGAGTGTTATGTTGCGCAACAGCATGTGTATTTGCCGCCGCTACGCGAATTCATTTTGCCCGGTGGCAGCCGTCCGGCTGCGCTGGCGCAAGTGTGCCGTACAGTGGCCCGGCGTGCAGAGCGGTCGCTGGTGGCGGTACAACGTGCTGACGGCGATCTGTCGGCTGCATCGCTGCAATATCTGAACCGCTTGTCGGATGTGTTTTTTGTGTTGGCGCGCCGTATCAATCAGCATATGGGCGTGGCTGATCCGTTGTGGCGCGGCGTGAAGAAATAG
- a CDS encoding DUF1516 family protein, translating into MNSFALINQPPHFISALVVIVSFILAAFSGNAGLKKFAHGILYLGYALILISGCYLLFTLPFSIFVLIKSVGGVCLVVMAEMIVRGKGSGLIWTLLLLTATVGLAIAYFLI; encoded by the coding sequence ATGAATTCGTTCGCACTGATCAACCAACCGCCCCATTTTATTTCAGCCTTAGTTGTTATCGTCAGCTTTATTTTAGCTGCTTTCTCCGGCAACGCGGGTCTTAAAAAATTTGCCCATGGCATCCTCTATCTTGGATACGCTTTGATCCTCATTTCGGGATGCTATTTGTTATTCACTCTGCCGTTCAGCATCTTCGTCCTGATTAAGAGTGTCGGTGGCGTATGTCTTGTCGTTATGGCTGAAATGATCGTTCGGGGTAAAGGCTCAGGACTCATTTGGACACTCTTGCTGCTTACCGCTACGGTCGGATTGGCAATCGCTTATTTCCTGATTTAA
- a CDS encoding pyridoxamine 5'-phosphate oxidase family protein: MVELNKEILEIVNKPGRIGTLGTADKQGQPNVAYFGSPQLSEEGKIVMGLGNNKSLENLEENPFAVFFVADESPVTFTTPGYRLYLKTREIQKEGPIIDGVKKAISEVAGPDAANMIVAGVVFDVTDIRPLVAMG; this comes from the coding sequence ATGGTAGAGCTCAACAAAGAAATTCTTGAAATCGTCAATAAGCCCGGTCGCATTGGCACCCTCGGTACGGCGGATAAGCAAGGGCAGCCCAACGTTGCCTATTTCGGGAGCCCTCAGCTGTCGGAAGAGGGGAAGATCGTCATGGGTTTGGGCAACAACAAGTCTCTGGAAAATTTAGAAGAAAACCCTTTTGCAGTCTTTTTCGTTGCCGATGAAAGTCCGGTTACTTTCACCACACCTGGATATCGACTCTATTTGAAGACTCGTGAGATTCAAAAGGAAGGTCCGATTATCGATGGTGTCAAAAAGGCCATCTCTGAAGTCGCGGGACCTGATGCTGCCAATATGATAGTCGCAGGCGTGGTTTTTGATGTTACCGATATTCGCCCCTTGGTGGCGATGGGATAA